A single genomic interval of Shewanella halotolerans harbors:
- the ppk1 gene encoding polyphosphate kinase 1, with product MSPNSDKMFIDKELSWLSFNERVLQEACDSEVPLVERVRFLGIFSSNMDEFFRVRVAQVRRSIMLSSLQDGRSNSRHLMAKIQTRVLALQERFDSIYTELMRELIRRNILLINEGQLSDFHSQWLRVYFRDHLKRHIAPLIIGNNRSMVKHLTDNATYLAVCLHSKDRRQYALVEVPTKNVPRFVELPTGKPKSKKYLILLDNIIRHCLDDLLSPFFEYESIDAYSMKLTRDAEFDIADELDQSQLEKMTRGLKQRLTAEPVRLVYDRQMPEHMLAMIKEQLGISSTECLVPGGRYHSFKDFIAFPNPGRKYLENAKLPALDSAGFQRCSNSFDAIARGDIMLNYPYHKFSHFTEMVRQAAYDPAVKFIKINLYRVAKKSRVMHSLMDAVKNGKQVTAVIELRARFDEEHNIEWTRILAEAGVKVHHGIPSLKVHSKLCLIGREEQGETRLYCHIGSGNFNEGTAKVYTDLSLFTANQEIAREVEQVFDLIEHPYRRDNFQHLLVSPFDARQKLTALIDREILNARCGGKAAITLKLNNLVDEQLINKLYEASMAGVGVKLIIRGMCSLVPQIPGISDNIQVISIVDRFLEHSRVMVFHAGGENLVFLCSADWMSRNIDSRIEVSTPIYDPELKQMIIDILQLQLGDNTKARIINQDQSNPYRGRGNKRKVRSQIAIHQYLSQYEKQAKARIKAEETSSEPKPNYPLLAAS from the coding sequence GTGTCTCCCAATTCCGACAAGATGTTTATCGACAAGGAACTGTCCTGGTTGTCGTTTAATGAACGCGTGTTGCAAGAAGCCTGCGACAGCGAGGTACCGCTGGTAGAGCGGGTGCGTTTTCTGGGGATATTTTCCAGCAACATGGATGAGTTCTTCAGGGTCAGGGTCGCCCAGGTGCGCCGCAGCATCATGCTGTCGAGCCTGCAAGATGGCCGCAGCAATAGCCGTCACCTGATGGCCAAAATCCAGACCCGGGTGCTGGCATTGCAGGAGCGCTTCGACAGCATCTACACCGAGTTGATGCGCGAGCTTATTCGCCGCAACATACTGCTGATCAACGAGGGGCAGCTGAGTGACTTTCACAGTCAGTGGTTAAGGGTCTATTTTCGCGACCACCTCAAGCGTCATATCGCGCCGCTGATCATTGGTAACAATAGATCTATGGTGAAACACCTCACCGACAACGCCACCTACCTAGCGGTGTGTCTGCACAGCAAGGACAGGCGCCAATATGCCCTGGTGGAGGTGCCTACCAAGAACGTGCCCCGTTTTGTCGAGCTGCCAACCGGCAAGCCTAAGAGTAAGAAGTATCTGATCTTATTGGATAACATCATACGTCACTGCCTGGATGACCTGCTCTCGCCCTTCTTCGAGTATGAGTCTATCGACGCCTATTCGATGAAGCTGACCCGCGACGCCGAGTTCGACATTGCCGACGAGTTGGATCAGAGCCAGCTGGAGAAGATGACCCGCGGCCTCAAGCAGCGCCTCACCGCCGAGCCGGTGCGCCTGGTGTATGACAGACAGATGCCTGAGCATATGCTGGCGATGATCAAGGAGCAGTTGGGGATCAGCTCCACAGAGTGTCTGGTGCCCGGCGGGCGTTACCACAGTTTCAAGGACTTCATCGCCTTCCCCAATCCAGGGCGCAAGTATCTGGAGAATGCCAAGTTGCCGGCCCTGGACAGCGCAGGTTTCCAGCGCTGCAGCAATAGTTTCGATGCCATCGCCCGCGGCGATATCATGCTCAACTATCCCTACCATAAGTTCTCGCACTTTACCGAGATGGTGCGTCAGGCGGCTTACGACCCGGCGGTGAAGTTTATCAAGATCAACCTCTACCGGGTGGCCAAGAAGTCGCGGGTGATGCACTCGCTGATGGATGCGGTGAAGAACGGCAAGCAGGTGACCGCGGTGATCGAGCTCAGGGCGCGCTTCGACGAGGAGCACAACATAGAATGGACCCGGATCCTGGCCGAGGCCGGGGTCAAGGTGCATCATGGTATCCCTAGCCTTAAGGTGCACTCTAAGCTGTGTTTAATTGGCCGGGAAGAGCAGGGCGAGACCCGCCTCTACTGTCACATCGGCTCGGGTAACTTCAACGAGGGCACCGCCAAGGTCTACACGGATCTGTCGCTGTTTACCGCCAATCAGGAGATAGCCCGTGAGGTGGAGCAGGTGTTCGATCTGATTGAGCATCCATATCGGCGCGACAACTTCCAGCACCTGCTGGTCAGCCCCTTCGATGCCAGGCAGAAGCTGACGGCGCTTATCGATCGTGAGATCCTTAATGCCCGCTGTGGCGGCAAGGCGGCCATCACCCTCAAGCTCAACAACCTGGTGGACGAGCAGCTGATCAACAAGCTATATGAGGCCTCTATGGCCGGGGTCGGCGTTAAGCTGATCATTCGCGGCATGTGTTCATTGGTGCCGCAGATCCCGGGGATCAGCGATAACATTCAGGTGATCAGCATAGTGGATCGCTTCCTGGAGCACTCTCGCGTCATGGTGTTCCACGCCGGCGGCGAGAATCTGGTGTTCCTCTGCTCCGCCGACTGGATGAGCCGCAACATAGACAGCCGCATCGAGGTGAGTACTCCCATCTATGATCCCGAACTGAAGCAGATGATCATCGACATACTGCAGCTGCAGCTGGGTGACAACACCAAGGCGAGGATCATCAACCAAGATCAGAGTAACCCCTATCGCGGCCGCGGCAATAAGCGTAAGGTAAGATCTCAAATCGCCATACATCAATATCTTAGCCAGTATGAGAAACAGGCCAAGGCACGCATCAAAGCCGAAGAGACATCGAGCGAGCCTAAGCCCAATTACCCGCTGCTGGCCGCCAGCTAG
- a CDS encoding Ppx/GppA phosphatase family protein, protein MGSNSFHLMIAREQDGSLQILHREKEQVRLAQGLNAEGYLSDEAMARGLECLRNFGQRFSDLLETQIRLVATHTLRVAKNRDKFLKAALKIIPFPIEVISGHEEARLIYSGIAQSQVLAQSNLVIDIGGGSTEVVIGEKHLPVKLSSLRCGCVSFNERFFEDGTLTPAAFRAAQAAADRQFSSLSKEYFEADWELVLGSSGSVKAICEALAELSRRERLAGEVASEETQESDIEPGHYAPVTLSQLKRLKRLLIEAGHVDRLDFANIDRKRIILVPAGLAILLSFFRRLEIQQLSFTPAALREGVLYELAQIGQYHDVRHRTVDSIAQLYHVDMAQGARVCKSAMALFESVADAWEIRPQARLLAYAATLHEIGIHINSRSHHKHGGYIIANSDLPGFSQDLQQDLALLIGNQRKKPQFEQLNALPDGRRQLMVRLLCLLRLAILVNLGRVAQSLRLSCAPLDTNELALLPEQSARVDLLLKDLKREKKHMRELGLSLRLES, encoded by the coding sequence ATGGGCTCAAATAGTTTTCATCTCATGATTGCCAGGGAGCAGGACGGTAGCCTGCAGATCCTCCACAGGGAGAAGGAGCAGGTCCGTCTGGCTCAGGGCCTTAACGCCGAGGGCTACCTGTCTGACGAGGCGATGGCCCGTGGCCTAGAATGCCTGAGAAACTTCGGTCAGCGTTTTTCCGATCTCCTTGAGACTCAGATCCGCCTGGTGGCGACCCATACTCTGAGGGTGGCCAAGAACCGCGACAAGTTTCTTAAGGCGGCGCTGAAGATCATCCCCTTTCCCATCGAGGTGATCTCCGGCCACGAAGAGGCCAGGCTTATCTACTCGGGTATCGCCCAGAGTCAGGTGCTGGCGCAGAGCAATCTGGTGATTGATATCGGCGGCGGCTCCACCGAGGTGGTGATCGGCGAGAAACACCTGCCGGTGAAACTCTCCAGCCTGCGCTGCGGCTGCGTCAGCTTTAACGAGCGCTTCTTCGAAGATGGTACATTGACCCCGGCGGCATTTCGCGCCGCCCAGGCCGCTGCCGACAGGCAGTTCTCCTCGCTTTCCAAGGAATATTTCGAGGCCGATTGGGAGCTGGTGTTGGGCAGCTCGGGTTCGGTCAAGGCGATCTGCGAGGCCTTGGCGGAACTGTCGCGGCGGGAGAGGCTGGCTGGCGAGGTCGCCAGTGAAGAGACACAAGAGAGCGATATCGAACCCGGCCACTATGCCCCCGTGACCCTGAGTCAGCTTAAGCGCCTCAAGCGCTTGCTGATAGAAGCGGGTCATGTGGACAGGCTAGATTTTGCCAATATCGACCGCAAGCGCATCATACTGGTGCCGGCGGGGCTGGCCATTCTGCTCAGCTTCTTTCGCCGCCTGGAGATCCAGCAGCTTAGCTTTACGCCCGCGGCCCTGCGCGAAGGCGTGCTCTACGAGCTGGCGCAGATAGGTCAGTATCATGATGTGCGCCATCGCACCGTAGACAGCATTGCTCAGCTCTATCATGTGGATATGGCTCAAGGCGCCAGGGTATGTAAAAGCGCCATGGCGCTGTTCGAGTCGGTGGCCGATGCCTGGGAGATCCGTCCCCAGGCGAGGCTGCTGGCCTATGCCGCGACCCTGCATGAAATAGGCATACATATCAACTCCCGCTCCCATCATAAGCATGGCGGCTATATCATAGCCAACAGCGATCTGCCGGGCTTTAGCCAGGATCTGCAGCAGGATCTGGCGCTGCTTATTGGCAATCAGCGAAAGAAGCCGCAGTTCGAGCAGCTCAACGCCCTGCCGGATGGAAGGCGCCAACTGATGGTGCGCTTGTTGTGTCTGCTGCGCCTCGCCATCCTGGTCAATCTCGGCCGGGTCGCCCAGAGCCTGCGCCTAAGCTGCGCGCCGCTGGACACCAACGAGCTGGCGCTGCTGCCCGAGCAAAGCGCGCGGGTGGACCTGCTGCTTAAGGATCTCAAGCGGGAGAAGAAGCATATGCGCGAGCTGGGGCTCAGCCTGCGGCTGGAGAGCTAA
- a CDS encoding thioredoxin family protein, with the protein MNNILLVSALTLSLLLGLFTWLSYKKLKGSQIPTGVLAVLLVFALINGAVSYFIAPKAGDDTYKQLVWQSLSPNAIPDQLAQGKTVFVDVSADWCNICKANKDRVLHQAVVVERLKDKDMVLMRGDLTQSDARIEAYLTQYQAYGVPFNIVYSQAHPDGLVLPKVLSIDDLLSALPPRD; encoded by the coding sequence ATGAACAACATCTTACTGGTCAGCGCCCTCACCCTAAGCCTGCTACTCGGGCTATTTACCTGGCTCAGCTACAAGAAGCTCAAGGGCAGCCAGATCCCGACGGGTGTACTGGCAGTGCTACTGGTGTTTGCGCTAATCAACGGCGCCGTGAGTTACTTTATTGCCCCCAAGGCCGGCGATGATACCTACAAGCAGCTGGTGTGGCAGTCGCTAAGTCCAAATGCTATCCCAGACCAACTGGCCCAGGGCAAGACGGTGTTTGTGGATGTCAGCGCCGACTGGTGCAACATCTGTAAGGCCAACAAGGATAGGGTACTGCATCAGGCCGTGGTGGTTGAGCGGCTAAAGGATAAGGATATGGTGTTGATGCGCGGCGATCTCACCCAGAGCGATGCCAGGATAGAGGCCTACCTGACTCAGTATCAGGCCTATGGCGTGCCCTTTAACATCGTCTACAGTCAGGCTCACCCCGATGGCTTAGTCCTGCCAAAAGTGCTGTCAATCGATGATCTGCTCAGCGCCCTGCCTCCCCGCGACTAG
- a CDS encoding TonB-dependent receptor plug domain-containing protein yields MMTTHKNKGFGVSALSFAISLALTGSLASTQAFADDQQAEASQNIEKIAVVGTRSAPRSIGDSPVPIDIISSDDLKKNGSTDMIDMLVTTVPSFNSRAQPISDAATLIRPVNLRGLPSDSTLVLVNGKRRHRASVIAFQGGGINDGAQGPDISVIPSAALKQVEVLRDGAAAQYGSDAIAGVMNFVLKDDAEGGSITVGQGEYYEGDGATTTIDANVGLPLSDAGFVNLSLQYKNADATSRSMQRPDAANLIEQGNTFVQDPAQIWGNPEIKDDYSFFLNSGYDINDNARLYAFGNLSSRDVVGGFYYRNPHNRGNVYSLDGGETLLVGAVNGDPSTCAVVPIPKNADGSDGNVLETDAYKAMLADPNCFAMNQLRPGGYTPQFAGTVEDTSFFAGVKGELGAWNYDFSAGMGNNKSTFSLKNSLNPSLGLDTPTDFETGAYEQAETTVNLDFSRMLTLGSVEDISFATGFEWREESFEITQGEEASWIAGPYADQGFNIGSHGFKGFGPESAGKNSRNNIGVYADMEAYLGERWLLGAALRYEDFSTFGDTLNYKLTAQFTATDDLSFRASHSTGFRAPTVGQENVVNTQTSIVNGDLIQTFIAPPTDPLSAFYGGKVLKPEESVSYALGAVFEHENLFVTLDYYNIEVTGRIAQSSQIEVEAKDYDALRAAGVEFPELISAVTYYTNDFDTTTQGIDLVASYDTQLLSGDTKFSLAYGWTDTSVDKYNPNTTDEGKVRRLEDGIPAHRATLTWAQSWDRFSMSLRGNYFGEYYATHADDTSDWGSEMADSAVTVDLELSYQFLDSLTVSIGANNLFDQEAQKLKDGTRGELGAIYYESGPFDYNGGYYYGRVNYRF; encoded by the coding sequence ATGATGACAACACATAAAAATAAAGGTTTCGGCGTGAGTGCGCTGAGTTTTGCCATCTCATTGGCATTGACAGGGTCGTTAGCGAGTACACAGGCATTTGCCGATGATCAGCAGGCAGAAGCGTCTCAGAATATTGAAAAAATTGCCGTAGTGGGAACACGTTCTGCGCCACGCTCTATCGGCGATTCGCCGGTACCTATCGATATCATCAGCAGCGATGATCTGAAGAAGAATGGTTCTACCGACATGATCGACATGCTGGTCACCACGGTGCCATCTTTCAACTCCCGTGCCCAGCCCATCAGTGATGCGGCAACCCTGATCCGTCCGGTCAACCTGCGTGGTCTGCCGTCAGATAGCACCCTGGTATTGGTCAACGGCAAACGTCGTCACCGCGCCTCGGTGATCGCCTTCCAGGGCGGTGGCATCAACGATGGCGCCCAGGGCCCGGATATCTCGGTCATTCCGAGTGCGGCGCTAAAACAAGTTGAGGTGCTGCGTGATGGTGCAGCGGCGCAATATGGTTCAGATGCCATTGCCGGTGTGATGAACTTTGTGCTCAAAGATGATGCCGAAGGCGGCTCTATCACGGTCGGCCAAGGCGAATACTATGAGGGTGACGGTGCCACCACCACTATCGATGCCAACGTGGGACTCCCTCTGTCTGACGCTGGTTTCGTTAACCTTAGCCTGCAATACAAGAATGCCGATGCGACCAGCCGCAGCATGCAGCGTCCGGATGCGGCCAACCTGATTGAGCAGGGCAACACCTTCGTCCAAGACCCTGCCCAGATTTGGGGTAACCCTGAGATCAAGGATGACTACAGCTTCTTCCTTAACTCTGGCTACGACATCAACGACAATGCGCGCCTATATGCCTTTGGTAACCTCTCTTCGCGCGATGTGGTCGGTGGTTTCTATTATCGTAACCCCCACAATCGCGGCAACGTCTACTCGTTAGATGGCGGTGAAACCCTGTTGGTGGGTGCGGTCAATGGCGATCCTTCGACCTGTGCCGTGGTGCCAATTCCAAAGAATGCAGATGGTAGCGACGGTAACGTGCTCGAGACTGATGCCTACAAGGCGATGCTGGCCGATCCTAACTGTTTCGCCATGAACCAGTTGCGTCCGGGCGGTTATACGCCGCAGTTTGCCGGTACTGTGGAAGACACCTCTTTCTTCGCCGGTGTTAAAGGCGAGCTAGGTGCCTGGAACTATGATTTCAGCGCGGGTATGGGTAACAACAAGTCGACCTTCAGCCTGAAGAACTCGCTTAACCCGTCACTGGGCTTAGACACACCCACCGACTTTGAAACCGGTGCCTATGAGCAGGCCGAGACCACGGTGAACCTGGACTTCTCGCGCATGCTCACCCTGGGTAGCGTCGAAGATATCAGCTTCGCCACAGGTTTCGAGTGGCGTGAAGAGTCGTTCGAGATTACTCAGGGCGAGGAAGCCTCTTGGATTGCTGGCCCATACGCCGACCAGGGCTTCAACATTGGCTCTCACGGCTTCAAGGGTTTCGGCCCAGAGTCTGCTGGCAAGAACTCGCGTAACAACATAGGCGTCTATGCCGACATGGAAGCCTATCTGGGCGAGCGCTGGTTGCTTGGCGCCGCGCTGCGTTACGAGGACTTCTCTACCTTCGGTGACACCCTGAACTACAAGCTGACCGCTCAGTTCACGGCTACCGACGATCTCTCTTTCCGCGCGTCACACAGCACAGGTTTCCGTGCGCCGACCGTGGGTCAGGAGAACGTGGTTAACACTCAGACCTCTATCGTTAACGGTGACCTGATCCAGACCTTTATTGCGCCGCCAACCGATCCGCTGTCGGCCTTCTATGGCGGTAAGGTGCTTAAGCCTGAGGAGTCTGTCAGCTATGCCCTCGGCGCCGTGTTCGAGCACGAAAACCTCTTCGTGACTCTGGATTACTACAATATCGAGGTGACAGGACGTATCGCGCAGTCGAGCCAGATCGAGGTTGAGGCGAAAGACTATGACGCGCTGCGCGCCGCCGGTGTCGAGTTCCCAGAGCTGATCTCTGCGGTGACTTACTACACCAACGACTTCGATACCACGACTCAGGGTATCGATCTGGTGGCCTCATACGACACTCAGCTGTTGTCGGGCGATACCAAGTTCAGCCTGGCCTATGGCTGGACTGATACCAGCGTCGACAAGTACAACCCAAATACCACAGATGAGGGTAAGGTGCGTCGTCTAGAAGATGGTATTCCGGCTCACCGTGCGACCCTGACCTGGGCACAGTCTTGGGACAGATTCAGCATGTCGCTGCGTGGTAACTACTTCGGTGAGTACTATGCGACTCACGCCGACGACACCTCGGATTGGGGCTCTGAGATGGCCGATTCTGCGGTGACCGTGGATCTGGAGCTAAGCTATCAGTTCCTCGATAGCTTGACCGTCTCTATCGGTGCCAACAACCTGTTCGATCAGGAGGCGCAGAAGCTGAAAGACGGTACCCGTGGTGAGCTAGGTGCGATCTACTATGAGAGTGGCCCGTTCGATTACAACGGTGGCTACTACTATGGTCGCGTGAACTACCGCTTCTAA